The following proteins are encoded in a genomic region of Arachis stenosperma cultivar V10309 chromosome 4, arast.V10309.gnm1.PFL2, whole genome shotgun sequence:
- the LOC130974018 gene encoding callose synthase 3-like isoform X4 → MPKMQRILRSHTAGIIGLGIFDSEVLPSSLVEIAPILRVANEVEEYHPRVAYLCRFYAFEKAHQLDPSSSGRGVRQFKTALLQRLEKENELTLEGRVKSDARELQSFYRHYYKKYIQALQNASDKADRESISKAYQTANIIFEVLKAVNMTQDMELNREILEAQDEVVQTKKMFVPYNILPLDPNGANQAIMQFPEIQGAVYALRNIRGLPWPKDYKKNKDADILDWLGLMFGFQKDNVANQREHLILLLANVHIRKFWKPNQQSKLDERALTQVMKKLFKNYKMWCKYLGRKSSLWLPTVEQKVQQRKLLYMGLYLLIWGEAANLRLMPECLCYIYHHMAFELFHMLTIDPMTGENVMQANGCEKEAFLRKVVAPIYDVIAKEAERSKGGISENSEWRNYDDLNEYFWSADCFQLGWPMRADADFFCVPYKLDFDNDHELANRYRWIGKVNFVEIRSFWHIFRSFDRMWSFSILCLQVMIVVAWNGSDDSFAVSYGDALRVLTVFITAAILKLGQAVLDIILCWKAKQNMSLYVKLRYILKVVSAAAWVFVLSVTYACTWDNPPGFAQTIRSWIGNEASFPSLFLLAIVIYLSPNMLAAVFFLFPSIYQFLERLNYRIVMLMIWWSQPCLYVGRAMHESAFSRFKYTMFWALVIVTKLAFSYYIEIKPLVGPTKAMIPTFPNGFFPHAKNKNIGACIALWTPITLVYFMDTQIWYALFSTLFGGIYGAYQRIGEIRTLEMLRSRFHLLPGAFNANLFPNEKNDSRKKGIKAIFSRRITKAPSNKGKEAARFAKLWNPIITSFREEDLISNREMDLLLVPYRVDRELGFMQWPPFLLANKVQTAVNMAMDSSVYGSDLGERIEADSYMSCAVRECYASLKSIIKHLVQGEHEKQAVDFIFAKIDGHAEAGTLINEFRMSAVTHLYSQFVKLIEYLRENNKNDRDQVVILFLDMLEVVTRDLMMADELDHIVSLVHSDLDICQPFTSEVALRFPVVQPTVAWREKIERLYLLLTTKESAIDVPSNLEARRRISFFSSSLFMDIPKAPNVHSMLSFSVLTPHYREEVLFRLQDLEEPNEDGVSLLSYLQQMFPDEWKNFLERIGCPTDEELKESEELEEELRLWASYRGQTLTRTVRGMMYYKKALELQAFLDMSRDEDLMKGNEAMESPYTENSDTENSDDSLRGGRLSETDCQAVADMKFTCVVSCQQYGIDKRSGSPLAQDILRLMKRYPSLRIAYIDEVEESGNDRQKKNIKVYYSCLVKVSDPHRALLLDQVIYKIKLPGPAILGVGKPENQNHAIIFTRGEGLQTVDMNQDNYMEEALKMRNLLQEFLKKHDGFQFPSILGLREHVFTGSVSSLARFVVNRETSFTTIGQRFLANPLKVRFHYGHSDVFDRLFHLTRGGVSKASKVVNLSEDIFAGFNTTLREGNVTHHEYIQVGKARDAGLNQISMFEAKIASGNGEQALSRDVYRLGHHFDFFRMLSCYFSTVGYHFSALITVITVYAFLYGRLYLVLNGGGLSARKAVQDNKPLQVALASQSLVQIGFLMVLPMFMEISLERGYRAAVSEFILMQFQLAPMFFMFSLGTTSHYFGRTLLHGGAIPIYRSTGRGFVVFHVNFAENYRFYSRSHFVKGIELSIVLVVYEIFCHNYRSDVGYVLINISMWFMAGTWLFAPFLFNPSGFEWQKIVDGWNDWNIWIRNYGGIGIPPEKSWESWWEQEQEHLRYSGLWGIVVEILLSLRFFIYQYGLVYHLNITKRESNSFLIYGISWLVIFAIVFITKISSAWRRHCYFYSCLRSNWLGDATDCTSIKTTCPSCWILGINFQTRMLFNQWFSGDLQILSTLRGRRNARYSYNKRE, encoded by the exons ATGCCAAAG ATGCAGCGGATCTTGAGGTCGCACACGGCCGGGATCATCGGTCTCGGCATATTTGACAGCGAGGTTCTGCCTTCCTCTCTTGTTGAGATTGCTCCGATCCTACGTGTTGCCAATGAAGTTGAAGAGTACCATCCCAGGGTTGCTTATCTTT GCCGATTTTATGCCTTTGAGAAAGCTCACCAGTTGGACCCTAGTTCAAGCGGTCGAGGTGTTCGCCAATTCAAAACTGCACTTCTCCAACGCCTGGAAAAA GAAAATGAGTTAACTTTGGAGGGCCGAGTAAAAAGTGATGCTCGCGAGTTGCAAAGCTTTTATCGGCAttactacaaaaaatatatcCAAGCATTACAAAATGCTAGTGATAAAGCCGACCG TGAATCCATTAGCAAGGCATATCAGACtgcaaatattatttttgaggTTTTGAAGGCTGTTAACATGACTCAAGACATGGAACTTAACCGTGAG ATTTTAGAGGCACAAGACGAAGTTGTGCAGACGAAAAAGATGTTTGTCCCGTACAATATTCTTCCTCTTGATCCTAATGGTGCAAATCAGGCCATAATGCAATTTCCTGAG ATACAAGGTGCTGTATATGCTCTTCGTAATATCAGGGGTCTTCCATGGCCTAAGgactacaagaaaaataaagatgcAGACATTTTGGATTGGCTTGGGCTGATGTTTGGCTTTCAG AAAGACAATGTTGCAAACCAGAGAGAGCATTTGATCTTATTGCTTGCAAATGTTCACATTAGAAAATTTTGGAAGCCTAATCAGCAGTCAAAG TTGGATGAGCGTGCATTGACACAAGTGATGAAGAAACTTTTCAAGAATTACAAAATGTGGTGCAAGTATTTGGGCCGGAAAAGTAGTCTCTG GTTACCAACCGTAGAACAAAAAGTGCAGCAACGCAAACTTCTGTATATGGGTCTGTACCTTCTAATATGGGGTGAAGCTGCGAACCTAAGACTCATGCCAGAATGCCTTTGCTATATATATCACCAT ATGGCTTTTGAATTATTTCATATGCTTACTATTGATCCAATGACGGGGGAGAATGTCATGCAAGCAAATGGGTGTGAAAAGGAGGCTTTCTTAAGAAAAGTTGTTGCTCCTATTTATGATGTGATTGCCAAG GAAGCTGAAAGGAGCAAAGGAGGAATCTCAGAGAATTCAGAATGGAGGAACTATGATGATTTGAATGAATATTTTTG GTCAGCTGATTGCTTCCAGTTAGGTTGGCCAATGCGTGCTGATGCTGATTTCTTTTGCGTGCCTTATAAGCTAGATTTTGACAAT GATCATGAGCTGGCTAACAGATACCGATGGATCGGGAAAGTGAATTTTGTTGAGATACGGTCATTTTGGCATATTTTCAGAAGTTTCGACCGCATGTGGAGTTTTTCCATTCTGTGTTTACAG GTTATGATTGTTGTTGCTTGGAATGGATCTGATGATTCATTTGCAGTCTCTTACGGTGATGCATTAAGGGTGTTGACTGTATTTATAACAGCAGCTATATTGAAGCTTGGCCAAG CTGTTCTTGATATCATTCTATGTTGGAAAGCAAAACAGAATATGTCATTGTATGTTAAGTTAAGATACATTCTCAAAGTTGTTTCAGCTGCAGCTTGGGTGTTTGTTCTGTCGGTTACTTATGCATGTACATGGGATAATCCTCCTGGGTTTGCTCAAACCATCAGAAGCTGGATTGGAAATGAAGCGAGTTTTCCTTCATTGTTTCTTTTGGCCATTGTTATTTACTTGTCACCAAATATGCTCGCTGCTGTATTCTTTCTGTTCCCATCCATTTACCAGTTCCTTGAGAGGTTGAACTATAGGATTGTGATGCTAATGATATGGTGGTCACAG CCTTGTCTTTATGTTGGTAGGGCAATGCATGAGAGCGCATTTTCCCGTTTCAA ATACACGATGTTTTGGGCCCTCGTTATAGTTACAAAGCTGGCTTTCAGTTACTATATAGAG ATAAAACCTCTAGTTGGACCTACGAAAGCTATGATCCCAACTTTCCCAAATGGATTTTTTCCTCATG ctaagaacaaaaatattggtGCCTGCATTGCACTTTGGACTCCAATTACACTG gtatatttcATGGATACACAAATTTGGTATGCATTATTCTCAACCTTATTTGGTGGTATATATGGTGCTTACCAACGCATTGGGGAG ATACGGACACTAGAAATGCTTAGATCTCGTTTTCATTTGTTGCCTGGTGCCTTCAATGCCAATTTGTTCCCAAATGAAAAGAATGATTCAAggaaaaaaggaataaaagccatcTTTTCTCGTAGAATTACTAAG GCTCCATCTAACAAGGGGAAGGAGGCTGCTAGATTTGCAAAATTATGGAATCCAATAATCACCAGTTTCAGAGAGGAAGATCTTATTAGCAATCG GGAAATGGACCTTTTGCTTGTACCTTATAGGGTTGATCGTGAGTTGGGTTTTATGCAATGGCCCCCTTTTCTACTTGCTAACAAG GTCCAAACTGCAGTAAATATGGCTATGGACAGCAGTGTATATGGTTCCGATCTAGGAGAAAGAATTGAGGCTGACAGTTACATGTCTTGTGCTGTTCGTGAATGCTATGCTTCACTCAAGAGCATTATTAAGCACTTGGTTCAAGGGGAACATGAGAAACA GGCTGTAGATTTCATCTTTGCTAAAATAGATGGCCATGCTGAGGCAGGTACTCTGATAAATGAATTCAGAATGAGTGCTGTTACCCACCTCTACAGCCAGTTTGTTAAGCTAATAGAATATTTG AGGGAGAACAATAAAAATGATAGGGACCAAGTTGTGAttcttttcttggacatgcTGGAGGTGGTGACAAGAGATCTGATGATGGCGGATGAGCTGGATCATATAGTTAG TTTGGTGCATTCAGACCTTGATATTTGCCAACCATTTACATCTGAAGTAGCTCTCAGGTTTCCAGTTGTACAACCCACAGTAGCTTGGAGAGAGAAG ATTGAGCGGCTTTACTTGCTACTTACAACAAAAGAATCTGCCATCGATGTACCATCTAACTTAGAAGCAAGAAGAAGGATTTCTTTCTTCTCAAGTTCACTGTTTATGGACATACCAAAGGCACCTAATGTTCACAGCATGCTTTCATTCTC GGTTTTAACACCACATTATAGAGAAGAAGTTCTCTTCCGTTTACAAGATTTGGAGGAACCAAATGAAGATGGTGTTTCATTACTTTCCTACTTGCAACAGATGTTTCCAG ATGAGTGGAAGAACTTTCTTGAGAGAATTGGGTGTCCTACTGATGAGGAACTTAAAGAGAGCGAGGAGTTAGAAGAAGAACTTCGTCTCTGGGCATCCTATAGAGGCCAAACTTTGACTAGAACTG TAAGAGGCATGATGTATTACAAAAAAGCTTTGGAGCTCCAGGCTTTTCTTGATATGTCCAGAGATGAAG ATTTGATGAAAGGTAATGAAGCTATGGAAAGTCCATACACAGAAAACTCAGACACAGAAAATTCAGATGATAGCTTAAGGGGGGGAAGGTTATCAGAGACAGATTGCCAAGCAGTAGCTGATATGAAATTCACATGCGTAGTCTCGTGCCAACAATATGGTATTGACAAGAGATCTGGTTCTCCACTAGCACAGGACATATTAAGGCTTATGAAAAG ATATCCTTCACTTCGAATTGCCTATATTGATGAGGTAGAGGAATCTGGCAACGACAGACAAAAAAAGAACATCAAGGTTTACTACTCTTGTTTGGTGAAGGTTTCTGACCCACATCGAGCTCTGCTTCTGGACCAG gtcatatataaaataaagcTTCCTGGACCAGCTATCTTAGGTGTGGGTAAGCCTGAAAATCAGAATCATGCAATAATTTTCACACGTGGAGAAGGCTTGCAAACAGTTGATATGAACCAG GATAATTACATGGAAGAAGCATTGAAAATGAGAAATCTGTTGCAAGAATTTCTGAAGAAGCATGATGGTTTCCAGTTCCCTAGTATTCTTGGACTAAGGGAGCATGTATTCACAGGAAG TGTTTCTTCCCTTGCACGCTTTGTGGTAAATCGGGAGACAAGTTTCACAACGATTGGTCAGAGATTTCTTGCTAATCCCCTGAA GGTTCGATTCCATTACGGGCATTCTGATGTGTTTGATAGGCTTTTTCACCTTACAAGAGGGGGTGTCAGCAAAGCCTCCAAAGTTGTCAATTTGAGTGAAGATATTTTTGCAG GCTTCAACACTACTCTTCGGGAAGGAAATGTTACTCATCATGAGTACATACAAGTTGGGAAGGCAAGAGATGCAGGTCTCAACCAAATATCTATGTTTGAAGCTAAGATAGCTAGTGGCAATGGAGAGCAGGCACTAAGCCGGGATGTATACCGACTTGGACATCACTTTGACTTCTTCCGAATGTTGTCTTGTTATTTCTCCACAGTTGGATATCACTTCAGTGCTCTT ATTACTGTTATCACTGTATACGCATTCCTTTATGGTCGTCTCTATCTTGTTCTCAATGGGGGAGGTTTGAGTGCACGAAAAGCCGTTCAAGACAATAAGCCTCTTCAAGTGGCTCTTGCTTCTCAATCATTAGTtcaaattggatttttaatggTTTTGCCCATGTTTATGGAAATTTCCTTGGAGAGAGGCTACCGTGCTGCAGTTAGTGAGTTCATATTAATGCAGTTTCAGTTGGCCCCCATGTTCTTCATGTTCTCACTTGGGACAACGAGTCACTACTTTGGAAGGACGTTGCTTCATGGAGGTGCAATACCAATATATAGATCTACGGGTCGAGGGTTTGTAGTTTTTCATGTCAATTTTGCTGAAAACTATAGATTTTACTCACGCAGCCACTTTGTGAAGGGTATTGAGCTCTCAATAGTGCTTGTTGTATACGAAATTTTTTGTCATAATTATAGAAGTGATGTTGGATATGTCTTGATTAACATATCAATGTGGTTTATGGCGGGAACATGGCTCTTTGCTCCGTTCCTGTTTAATCCATCTGGTTTTGAATGGCAAAAAATTGTTGATGGTTGGAATGACTGGAATATATGGATTAGGAACTATGGAGGTATTGGAATACCACCTGAGAAAAGTTGGGAATCATGGTGGGAACAGGAACAAGAGCATCTCCGATATTCAGGACTGTGGGGAATTGTAGTAGAGATACTGTTATCATTGCGTTTTTTTATCTACCAGTATGGTCTTGTATATCACTTAAATATCACCAAAAGGGAATCAAATAGTTTTCTG ATATATGGCATTTCATGGTTGGTGATATTTGCAATAGTTTTTATCACGAAG ATTTCGTCTGCTTGGAGGC GAcattgttatttttattcttgCCTTCGTTCCAACTGGTTGGGGGATGCTACAG
- the LOC130974018 gene encoding callose synthase 3-like isoform X1, whose product MPKMQRILRSHTAGIIGLGIFDSEVLPSSLVEIAPILRVANEVEEYHPRVAYLCRFYAFEKAHQLDPSSSGRGVRQFKTALLQRLEKENELTLEGRVKSDARELQSFYRHYYKKYIQALQNASDKADRESISKAYQTANIIFEVLKAVNMTQDMELNREILEAQDEVVQTKKMFVPYNILPLDPNGANQAIMQFPEIQGAVYALRNIRGLPWPKDYKKNKDADILDWLGLMFGFQKDNVANQREHLILLLANVHIRKFWKPNQQSKLDERALTQVMKKLFKNYKMWCKYLGRKSSLWLPTVEQKVQQRKLLYMGLYLLIWGEAANLRLMPECLCYIYHHMAFELFHMLTIDPMTGENVMQANGCEKEAFLRKVVAPIYDVIAKEAERSKGGISENSEWRNYDDLNEYFWSADCFQLGWPMRADADFFCVPYKLDFDNDHELANRYRWIGKVNFVEIRSFWHIFRSFDRMWSFSILCLQVMIVVAWNGSDDSFAVSYGDALRVLTVFITAAILKLGQAVLDIILCWKAKQNMSLYVKLRYILKVVSAAAWVFVLSVTYACTWDNPPGFAQTIRSWIGNEASFPSLFLLAIVIYLSPNMLAAVFFLFPSIYQFLERLNYRIVMLMIWWSQPCLYVGRAMHESAFSRFKYTMFWALVIVTKLAFSYYIEIKPLVGPTKAMIPTFPNGFFPHAKNKNIGACIALWTPITLVYFMDTQIWYALFSTLFGGIYGAYQRIGEIRTLEMLRSRFHLLPGAFNANLFPNEKNDSRKKGIKAIFSRRITKAPSNKGKEAARFAKLWNPIITSFREEDLISNREMDLLLVPYRVDRELGFMQWPPFLLANKVQTAVNMAMDSSVYGSDLGERIEADSYMSCAVRECYASLKSIIKHLVQGEHEKQAVDFIFAKIDGHAEAGTLINEFRMSAVTHLYSQFVKLIEYLRENNKNDRDQVVILFLDMLEVVTRDLMMADELDHIVSLVHSDLDICQPFTSEVALRFPVVQPTVAWREKIERLYLLLTTKESAIDVPSNLEARRRISFFSSSLFMDIPKAPNVHSMLSFSVLTPHYREEVLFRLQDLEEPNEDGVSLLSYLQQMFPDEWKNFLERIGCPTDEELKESEELEEELRLWASYRGQTLTRTVRGMMYYKKALELQAFLDMSRDEDLMKGNEAMESPYTENSDTENSDDSLRGGRLSETDCQAVADMKFTCVVSCQQYGIDKRSGSPLAQDILRLMKRYPSLRIAYIDEVEESGNDRQKKNIKVYYSCLVKVSDPHRALLLDQVIYKIKLPGPAILGVGKPENQNHAIIFTRGEGLQTVDMNQDNYMEEALKMRNLLQEFLKKHDGFQFPSILGLREHVFTGSVSSLARFVVNRETSFTTIGQRFLANPLKVRFHYGHSDVFDRLFHLTRGGVSKASKVVNLSEDIFAGFNTTLREGNVTHHEYIQVGKARDAGLNQISMFEAKIASGNGEQALSRDVYRLGHHFDFFRMLSCYFSTVGYHFSALITVITVYAFLYGRLYLVLNGGGLSARKAVQDNKPLQVALASQSLVQIGFLMVLPMFMEISLERGYRAAVSEFILMQFQLAPMFFMFSLGTTSHYFGRTLLHGGAIPIYRSTGRGFVVFHVNFAENYRFYSRSHFVKGIELSIVLVVYEIFCHNYRSDVGYVLINISMWFMAGTWLFAPFLFNPSGFEWQKIVDGWNDWNIWIRNYGGIGIPPEKSWESWWEQEQEHLRYSGLWGIVVEILLSLRFFIYQYGLVYHLNITKRESNSFLIYGISWLVIFAIVFITKISSAWRRKLSAKSQSLIRIINGLIFVTFVPIVTLIALPHMSMQDIVIFILAFVPTGWGMLQIAQALKPLVQVAGFWESVKTLARNYEMVMGLLLFTPVAFLSLFPFISDFQTRMLFNQWFSGDLQILSTLRGRRNARYSYNKRE is encoded by the exons ATGCCAAAG ATGCAGCGGATCTTGAGGTCGCACACGGCCGGGATCATCGGTCTCGGCATATTTGACAGCGAGGTTCTGCCTTCCTCTCTTGTTGAGATTGCTCCGATCCTACGTGTTGCCAATGAAGTTGAAGAGTACCATCCCAGGGTTGCTTATCTTT GCCGATTTTATGCCTTTGAGAAAGCTCACCAGTTGGACCCTAGTTCAAGCGGTCGAGGTGTTCGCCAATTCAAAACTGCACTTCTCCAACGCCTGGAAAAA GAAAATGAGTTAACTTTGGAGGGCCGAGTAAAAAGTGATGCTCGCGAGTTGCAAAGCTTTTATCGGCAttactacaaaaaatatatcCAAGCATTACAAAATGCTAGTGATAAAGCCGACCG TGAATCCATTAGCAAGGCATATCAGACtgcaaatattatttttgaggTTTTGAAGGCTGTTAACATGACTCAAGACATGGAACTTAACCGTGAG ATTTTAGAGGCACAAGACGAAGTTGTGCAGACGAAAAAGATGTTTGTCCCGTACAATATTCTTCCTCTTGATCCTAATGGTGCAAATCAGGCCATAATGCAATTTCCTGAG ATACAAGGTGCTGTATATGCTCTTCGTAATATCAGGGGTCTTCCATGGCCTAAGgactacaagaaaaataaagatgcAGACATTTTGGATTGGCTTGGGCTGATGTTTGGCTTTCAG AAAGACAATGTTGCAAACCAGAGAGAGCATTTGATCTTATTGCTTGCAAATGTTCACATTAGAAAATTTTGGAAGCCTAATCAGCAGTCAAAG TTGGATGAGCGTGCATTGACACAAGTGATGAAGAAACTTTTCAAGAATTACAAAATGTGGTGCAAGTATTTGGGCCGGAAAAGTAGTCTCTG GTTACCAACCGTAGAACAAAAAGTGCAGCAACGCAAACTTCTGTATATGGGTCTGTACCTTCTAATATGGGGTGAAGCTGCGAACCTAAGACTCATGCCAGAATGCCTTTGCTATATATATCACCAT ATGGCTTTTGAATTATTTCATATGCTTACTATTGATCCAATGACGGGGGAGAATGTCATGCAAGCAAATGGGTGTGAAAAGGAGGCTTTCTTAAGAAAAGTTGTTGCTCCTATTTATGATGTGATTGCCAAG GAAGCTGAAAGGAGCAAAGGAGGAATCTCAGAGAATTCAGAATGGAGGAACTATGATGATTTGAATGAATATTTTTG GTCAGCTGATTGCTTCCAGTTAGGTTGGCCAATGCGTGCTGATGCTGATTTCTTTTGCGTGCCTTATAAGCTAGATTTTGACAAT GATCATGAGCTGGCTAACAGATACCGATGGATCGGGAAAGTGAATTTTGTTGAGATACGGTCATTTTGGCATATTTTCAGAAGTTTCGACCGCATGTGGAGTTTTTCCATTCTGTGTTTACAG GTTATGATTGTTGTTGCTTGGAATGGATCTGATGATTCATTTGCAGTCTCTTACGGTGATGCATTAAGGGTGTTGACTGTATTTATAACAGCAGCTATATTGAAGCTTGGCCAAG CTGTTCTTGATATCATTCTATGTTGGAAAGCAAAACAGAATATGTCATTGTATGTTAAGTTAAGATACATTCTCAAAGTTGTTTCAGCTGCAGCTTGGGTGTTTGTTCTGTCGGTTACTTATGCATGTACATGGGATAATCCTCCTGGGTTTGCTCAAACCATCAGAAGCTGGATTGGAAATGAAGCGAGTTTTCCTTCATTGTTTCTTTTGGCCATTGTTATTTACTTGTCACCAAATATGCTCGCTGCTGTATTCTTTCTGTTCCCATCCATTTACCAGTTCCTTGAGAGGTTGAACTATAGGATTGTGATGCTAATGATATGGTGGTCACAG CCTTGTCTTTATGTTGGTAGGGCAATGCATGAGAGCGCATTTTCCCGTTTCAA ATACACGATGTTTTGGGCCCTCGTTATAGTTACAAAGCTGGCTTTCAGTTACTATATAGAG ATAAAACCTCTAGTTGGACCTACGAAAGCTATGATCCCAACTTTCCCAAATGGATTTTTTCCTCATG ctaagaacaaaaatattggtGCCTGCATTGCACTTTGGACTCCAATTACACTG gtatatttcATGGATACACAAATTTGGTATGCATTATTCTCAACCTTATTTGGTGGTATATATGGTGCTTACCAACGCATTGGGGAG ATACGGACACTAGAAATGCTTAGATCTCGTTTTCATTTGTTGCCTGGTGCCTTCAATGCCAATTTGTTCCCAAATGAAAAGAATGATTCAAggaaaaaaggaataaaagccatcTTTTCTCGTAGAATTACTAAG GCTCCATCTAACAAGGGGAAGGAGGCTGCTAGATTTGCAAAATTATGGAATCCAATAATCACCAGTTTCAGAGAGGAAGATCTTATTAGCAATCG GGAAATGGACCTTTTGCTTGTACCTTATAGGGTTGATCGTGAGTTGGGTTTTATGCAATGGCCCCCTTTTCTACTTGCTAACAAG GTCCAAACTGCAGTAAATATGGCTATGGACAGCAGTGTATATGGTTCCGATCTAGGAGAAAGAATTGAGGCTGACAGTTACATGTCTTGTGCTGTTCGTGAATGCTATGCTTCACTCAAGAGCATTATTAAGCACTTGGTTCAAGGGGAACATGAGAAACA GGCTGTAGATTTCATCTTTGCTAAAATAGATGGCCATGCTGAGGCAGGTACTCTGATAAATGAATTCAGAATGAGTGCTGTTACCCACCTCTACAGCCAGTTTGTTAAGCTAATAGAATATTTG AGGGAGAACAATAAAAATGATAGGGACCAAGTTGTGAttcttttcttggacatgcTGGAGGTGGTGACAAGAGATCTGATGATGGCGGATGAGCTGGATCATATAGTTAG TTTGGTGCATTCAGACCTTGATATTTGCCAACCATTTACATCTGAAGTAGCTCTCAGGTTTCCAGTTGTACAACCCACAGTAGCTTGGAGAGAGAAG ATTGAGCGGCTTTACTTGCTACTTACAACAAAAGAATCTGCCATCGATGTACCATCTAACTTAGAAGCAAGAAGAAGGATTTCTTTCTTCTCAAGTTCACTGTTTATGGACATACCAAAGGCACCTAATGTTCACAGCATGCTTTCATTCTC GGTTTTAACACCACATTATAGAGAAGAAGTTCTCTTCCGTTTACAAGATTTGGAGGAACCAAATGAAGATGGTGTTTCATTACTTTCCTACTTGCAACAGATGTTTCCAG ATGAGTGGAAGAACTTTCTTGAGAGAATTGGGTGTCCTACTGATGAGGAACTTAAAGAGAGCGAGGAGTTAGAAGAAGAACTTCGTCTCTGGGCATCCTATAGAGGCCAAACTTTGACTAGAACTG TAAGAGGCATGATGTATTACAAAAAAGCTTTGGAGCTCCAGGCTTTTCTTGATATGTCCAGAGATGAAG ATTTGATGAAAGGTAATGAAGCTATGGAAAGTCCATACACAGAAAACTCAGACACAGAAAATTCAGATGATAGCTTAAGGGGGGGAAGGTTATCAGAGACAGATTGCCAAGCAGTAGCTGATATGAAATTCACATGCGTAGTCTCGTGCCAACAATATGGTATTGACAAGAGATCTGGTTCTCCACTAGCACAGGACATATTAAGGCTTATGAAAAG ATATCCTTCACTTCGAATTGCCTATATTGATGAGGTAGAGGAATCTGGCAACGACAGACAAAAAAAGAACATCAAGGTTTACTACTCTTGTTTGGTGAAGGTTTCTGACCCACATCGAGCTCTGCTTCTGGACCAG gtcatatataaaataaagcTTCCTGGACCAGCTATCTTAGGTGTGGGTAAGCCTGAAAATCAGAATCATGCAATAATTTTCACACGTGGAGAAGGCTTGCAAACAGTTGATATGAACCAG GATAATTACATGGAAGAAGCATTGAAAATGAGAAATCTGTTGCAAGAATTTCTGAAGAAGCATGATGGTTTCCAGTTCCCTAGTATTCTTGGACTAAGGGAGCATGTATTCACAGGAAG TGTTTCTTCCCTTGCACGCTTTGTGGTAAATCGGGAGACAAGTTTCACAACGATTGGTCAGAGATTTCTTGCTAATCCCCTGAA GGTTCGATTCCATTACGGGCATTCTGATGTGTTTGATAGGCTTTTTCACCTTACAAGAGGGGGTGTCAGCAAAGCCTCCAAAGTTGTCAATTTGAGTGAAGATATTTTTGCAG GCTTCAACACTACTCTTCGGGAAGGAAATGTTACTCATCATGAGTACATACAAGTTGGGAAGGCAAGAGATGCAGGTCTCAACCAAATATCTATGTTTGAAGCTAAGATAGCTAGTGGCAATGGAGAGCAGGCACTAAGCCGGGATGTATACCGACTTGGACATCACTTTGACTTCTTCCGAATGTTGTCTTGTTATTTCTCCACAGTTGGATATCACTTCAGTGCTCTT ATTACTGTTATCACTGTATACGCATTCCTTTATGGTCGTCTCTATCTTGTTCTCAATGGGGGAGGTTTGAGTGCACGAAAAGCCGTTCAAGACAATAAGCCTCTTCAAGTGGCTCTTGCTTCTCAATCATTAGTtcaaattggatttttaatggTTTTGCCCATGTTTATGGAAATTTCCTTGGAGAGAGGCTACCGTGCTGCAGTTAGTGAGTTCATATTAATGCAGTTTCAGTTGGCCCCCATGTTCTTCATGTTCTCACTTGGGACAACGAGTCACTACTTTGGAAGGACGTTGCTTCATGGAGGTGCAATACCAATATATAGATCTACGGGTCGAGGGTTTGTAGTTTTTCATGTCAATTTTGCTGAAAACTATAGATTTTACTCACGCAGCCACTTTGTGAAGGGTATTGAGCTCTCAATAGTGCTTGTTGTATACGAAATTTTTTGTCATAATTATAGAAGTGATGTTGGATATGTCTTGATTAACATATCAATGTGGTTTATGGCGGGAACATGGCTCTTTGCTCCGTTCCTGTTTAATCCATCTGGTTTTGAATGGCAAAAAATTGTTGATGGTTGGAATGACTGGAATATATGGATTAGGAACTATGGAGGTATTGGAATACCACCTGAGAAAAGTTGGGAATCATGGTGGGAACAGGAACAAGAGCATCTCCGATATTCAGGACTGTGGGGAATTGTAGTAGAGATACTGTTATCATTGCGTTTTTTTATCTACCAGTATGGTCTTGTATATCACTTAAATATCACCAAAAGGGAATCAAATAGTTTTCTG ATATATGGCATTTCATGGTTGGTGATATTTGCAATAGTTTTTATCACGAAG ATTTCGTCTGCTTGGAGGCGTAAGTTGAGTGCAAAATCTCAATCTTTGATCCGTATAATCAACGGATTGATATTCGTAACGTTTGTGCCAATTGTCACATTGATTGCCCTTCCGCATATGTCCATGCAGGAcattgttatttttattcttgCCTTCGTTCCAACTGGTTGGGGGATGCTACAG